From Caretta caretta isolate rCarCar2 chromosome 3, rCarCar1.hap1, whole genome shotgun sequence, a single genomic window includes:
- the GDF7 gene encoding growth/differentiation factor 7: MDLRAAAALCLWVLSACRPRDGLEAAAVRGSPGAGSSGPLAAASASSSQGRLPRQREAGRRGGGALRNGTVVPHQYMVSLYRSLSAPEPPGAAASSGGGRADTVTGFADLAAGDDSPAEAGQTFLFDVSSLPETDEVVGAELRILRKPPANRSLALSRQGALHHLLLSACPSADRPPRLWDSRAADILDSGSPRWEVFDVWEAMRDGREKPGSGQRLCFMLRIVSDQSGRPLPPEQLGFGKPQPQPHERALLVAFSHSKRKENLFKEIRDQVKALGSPPFLEPPDPGQETPTKPRRRRRTTIAARAGGKGQGKKAKTRCSRKALHVNFKELGWDDWIIAPLDYEAYHCEGICDFPLRSHLEPTNHAIIQTLMNSMDPESTPPSCCVPSKLSPISILYIDSGNNVVYKQYEDMVVETCGCR; this comes from the exons ATGGATCTGAGGGCGGCCGCGGCCCTTTGCCTGTGGGTGCTGAGCGCCTGCCGCCCCCGGGACGGGCTGGAGGCGGCTGCGGTGAGGGGCTCGCCGGGAGCCGGCAGCTCAGGGCCACTTGCcgccgcctctgcctcctcctcgcAGGGGAGGCTCCCGAGGCAGAGGGAGGCTGGACGCCGCGGCGGAGGGGCTCTGCGGAACGGCACGGTGGTGCCCCACCAGTACATGGTGTCCCTCTACCGGAGCCTGTCCGCCCCTGAGCCGCCGGGGGCAGCCGCCAGCagcggcgggggccgggccgATACGGTCACGGGCTTCGCGGACCTGGCGGCCGGAG ATGACTCCCCGGCAGAGGCCGGCCAGACGTTCCTCTTCGATGTCTCCAGCCTGCCGGAGACGGACGAGGTGGTGGGCGCTGAGCTCCGGATCCTCCGGAAGCCCCCCGCGAACCGGAGTTTAGCCCTGTCCAGACAGGGAGCCCTCCACCACCTGCTGCTCTCCGCCTGCCCCAGCGCAGACCGGCCGCCCCGGCTGTGGGACTCCCGGGCTGCGGACATTCTGGACTCAGGCTCGCCCCGCTGGGAGGTGTTTGACGTGTGGGAAGCCATGAGGGACGGGAGAGAGAAACCCGGCTCGGGCCAGCGGCTCTGCTTCATGCTGAGGATCGTGTCGGATCAGTCCGGGAGGCCTCTGCCCCCGGAGCAGCTGGGCTTCggcaagccccagccccagccccacgagAGAGCCCTCCTGGTGGCGTTTTCGCACAGCAAGAGGAAGGAGAATCTCTTCAAGGAGATCAGGGATCAGGTGAAAGCCCTGGGCAGCCCCCCGTTCTTGGAGCCCCCAGATCCTGGCCAGGAAACGCCCACTAAACCCAGGAGGAGGCGCAGGACCACAATCGCCGCCCGGGCTGGGGGAAAAGGGCAGGGCAAGAAGGCAAAGACACGGTGCAGCAGGAAGGCCCTGCATGTTAATTtcaaggagctgggctgggatgACTGGATAATCGCCCCTCTGGATTACGAGGCGTACCACTGCGAGGGGATCTGCGATTTCCCCTTGAGGTCCCACCTGGAGCCTACCAACCACGCCATCATCCAGACGCTGATGAACTCCATGGACCCCGAGTCCACTCCTCCCAGCTGCTGCGTGCCTTCCAAACTCAGCCCCATCAGCATCCTCTACATAGACTCCGGAAACAACGTGGTTTACAAACAATACGAGGACATGGTGGTCGAAACGTGTGGCTGCAGGTAG